GACTCATTTGACAAACTCAAACAAAATCATGCCTTTTTGTAAAGCCCAACAAGTTCAAGTTCAAGTAAGCTAGTGAaattgcttatcaaaaaaaaaagtaagctaGTGAAATTAGCTTACAAGCTGGAGCTAACACTAATATCTTATATTGcttttttcaagaatttttttttttttttttttttgggggtaataaaatgaagaaatctAAAATCTGTATTTACAATCAAATCCAAGCCCAGGTTAGTCCAGCCCATTTTACTGCCCCAACTAAATAAGCCTGCTAGAATTCAAGCCCAATTGGCTCCTGTCTAGTCACTCATGATTAGAACCAGTTTCTGTTTTCCAATTGGATAGTGTCTAGATCCAGTTTCTGTTTTCAATGTTTATCcactaactctttttttttttttttttggagagggaCATATATAGTTTATCCACCAACttcaaataatgataataaatctGTAACACATTCATTCATATTGGTTAGTTTTGGatttgtttgaactttgaataaatttattttttatatatattttttaaaatggaatTTGTTAGAAGAAtctcagttaaaaaaaaaaagttctattcaaaaaaaaaaaaaggtgtaaatatctataaaaaaaataaaaataaataaaaaaacctacttgctcaaaataaaaaataaaaaaacacctaTCATTAGTCATCATTACTggattctaataaaaaaaataaaaaataaaaaactttatttcaaagaaaacaaaaaagtacaCGTGGGGAAATTCGAAACTACAATCTAGTAATCTACAAATATAGATGACGCGATAAATCATTCTAATTCCTTAAACTACGCGCAAGGACAAGGAGCCAAAACACGTAAAATCTAATCTCAACTGAACAACAAGTAAACTCACTGTTGTTGTTCCACACGGTTGGGGCCCACGGATTTTTAAACCGAAATCCTACGTGGCACAAATTACAACCACCAGATCAAAAAACCCGTTGAGAATAGCGCGTCTCTCACCGTGGACCCCGCAgataaggttaaaaaaaaaaatttcagccaattttttttgatttgaCTATTCTCTGTTGTTGTTATAATATCCCAGCCCCACTGCATtgaaacttctctctctctttcctcacctaaaattttattgtgacttttataataataataataataataataaagcactgaatttttttttattttgttcttcttcttcgaaTATCGAAATcgaatttaccaaaaaaagaagttgaagctgtgtGAGCGATAGAGAGCAATGGGGGCTTGTGCTTCGAAACCAGAAGGTTGCGTTAAAGGTCGAATCAAATTGCCGAAGAAGAGAAGGCACTGCCGGAGACGAAGAAGAGTTTCAAAACGCCACGTTTCGTTCAAGGACAATCTTCAGTTTGAGAACAACATTGATCGATCTCACTTCAACCCTACCTTCCAAATCCAAGGTCGTTATTCTCattcattcattaaaaatatatatatatattgatttattgAATTAACCAATATTTATTGTGACGAAAATCAGGAAGCTTAGATGTTGCTTGGTTCGATTCCTCTTCAATCATCGATTCTGAACGTGACGACGAGTTTTATAGTGTTCGCGATggtataatatttaatattttcgtttttttttttttttttttttaattttttggatttttggttttgaattgaGGAGAATGGATTTTGATTACGTGTAGATGCGTTTTCGCTGAATGGTTCTGAATCGACGGTGAGCATGTCGTCGCGAAAGGATTTGAATCTGCCGAGGGAAGCGAGGCCTCAATTGAATTTGGATGGTTCTAGTAATGagggtagtggtggtggtggtggcggtgcgAATGCTTGCTTGCCTCGTCCTGCGTCTACGGGCACTGGCCCGGCGGGTTCGCGGCGAAAATTGATTTCAAAGCTTTCCTTTAAATTGAGGGAAGCTCAAGCTGATTTAGCAGTTGGTGAGTGTGTTTctgaattttgctttttgtcattttgttatgttttagTGATATTGGAGCTTATAGTTATAGGTGTAATGTAATGTAGCTAAACATGATTGATGATGATACAGTTAGAAGGGTGAGTTATTAATATATGTTGGTTTAATTTGATAGGAGAGAGAAATACACAACGGAAGTGAAAATTAACGTGGTTTAACCTGACACATACATTTATTACGGAAAGACTTTGAGAGGCTATATTTTTAGAGCAATGCTGGTGCCACAACTCGCccatgtggcaagttgtggTTGGTTTGGGGGGGGAGGGGTGACACTCCTCCACCctccacaactcgccacatgggcAAGTTGTGGCACCAGAATTATCCATATTTTTAATAAGGGCAAGGCTTCGGTCCAGTACTCTTGTGCACAAATGTTGATACACATGTAAGCATTCTCTTGGGTTTAGTGCATAGGAGCATTGGACCCAAGCTTTGTCCAAATAATAATCCTAGGATGTAGTACAAGCTATAATGTGCAATTAGTATAAGTTGTGTACGTACAGTTGAATCTAGACTGCTATCTTTAATGGTGAGTAGTTGTCTTTGTTTTGCATTTGTGATCGTGGTGAAATTTGGTGTATTCTTCTCATTTTTagtataatgtgaaatagggaTCTAGTGACCCATGCTGTGTCCAAATAATAATGCTAGGATATAGTACAAGCTATAATGTGCAATTAGTATAAGTTGTATAGGTACTTTGAATCTAGACTGATTTCTCTAACAGTGAGTAGTTGTCTTTGTTTTGCATTCGTAATTGTGATGAAATTTAGTTTATTCTTCTCATTTTTAGTATAATGTGAACTACTTCTTTGGTAAGATAGTTGATTGGTAGACCAGAAGCTCAAGTACGTgatcttttgttttgtctcaGTTTCACCCAAGGCGCTTCGGCAAAAACCAATGGCGGGTACCTCAATTCCTTACTGCCCAGTAGAGAAGAGAATTCCTGATTGTTGGTCACCGATTGAGCCAAGTGCCTTCAAAGTCAGGGGAAAGAATTATCTTAGGTGAGTACGTAATACTTTTAGTAGAGTTACATTTACTTCGTAGTCATGGGAAGTGAGCGAGTATTAAGGTGTGAACTGTGGATGCCTTTCtacttgagttttttgttatCTTCTTCTGCGTGtttcaattaattgaaatttactTGGCAGggataaaaagaaagaatttgCTCCAAACTGTGCTGCGTATTATCCTTTGGGAGCTGACCTCTTCTTATCTCAGAGGAAAGTTGATCATATTGCCCGTTTTTTCGAACTTCCTCATATAATTTCAGCTGGAGAACTCCCTTCAATACTTGTTGTGAATGTTCAGGTATCCATATCTTTCGTTTTCTTTGTCTGAATTTTGAACCTTGCATCCCTTTCTTCATTTCTAGTGGAAAGATGCTGCAAAGAATTGTGGTTCTTAATATCCAACTATATTGTCTTTGCCAGACATTTGGtgatataattttgttaaatcCTACAGGGGCATGTTTAATGTATAAATATGCTTGTAACTCTTTGTACACTAGGAAGGgaaaccattttattttattttaaaaaccatTCTTTTTCACCTGCAGATACCATTATATCCAACTACCATCTTTCAAAGTGAAAATGATGGAGAAGGAATGAGTTTAGTTCTTTACTTTAAGCTATCTGAAAGTTATTCAAAAGAGCTTCCCTCTCATTTCCGAGAAAATTTAACTGTAAGTTGAATGCATCTCTATCTTTCTGCTCCTTAACTTTTGCTAAATGCTTCTAGATGTAGTTCCTAAAGCTCTTTATCTTTGAATATGCATCCCATGGTATCTCTCTGACTctgttttttgtgtttatatagtATGCTTAACTTTATTAACTAgaatttttatgtttcttttcttgACAGAGGTTGATCAATGATGAAGTGGAGAGAGTTAGAGGTTTCCCTGTAGACACAATTGCGTCTTTTAGGGAGAGATTAAAAATCTTGGGCAGAGTTGCAAATGTAGAGGATCTTCATTTAAGCGCTGCTGAGAAGAAGCTTATGAATGCTTACAATGAAAAACCTGTTCTCACACGTCCTCAACATGAGTTTTATTTGGTAAGtttgttaaattattatattcCATTAGAGTGATGTACTTTATTtctcattcaatttttttttttttaaattttcgtGGTGAGCAATCACTAGCTGTTATTTTATGTTACACTTATCTGATATTTATGATACAATGTGCACAATGTGGTGGATTAAGGTTGCTTGTGTATTTCTCTTTGGGGGATCAAAGATAAATTTGAAAGTGAATAAGAAAGTCAGTATTGGTTTATGTGGATCTTGTTTGCCTCATGTAGTCCTGTGATTGCAAGAAtccttctctttctcattttatttttcattcataaaGCTAAGTTCTAGCAGGAAAACTGCAATAGAAGTTTATATTCACCACTAGAATGAGCCAAAATTATTCATCCCCATAAAAGACCTTAGCTAAAGTAACTATTGTTTTAGTGAATTTGCATATTTAAGTTTGACATGACTGTATAAAGATCAGtgaaattacataagaaattcttcttactcaaatttttttttttatatgaacatTGTTACAGGGGGAAAACTACTTTGAAATTGATTTAGATATGCACAGATTCAGCTACATTGCCAGAAAAGGTTTTGAAGCATTCCATGATAGACTGCAGTCATGTATTTTGGATTTCGGCCTGACAATTCAGGTAACTATATTAGTTGAGATTCTCAGACAGCTAATCTTTAGTTTTTGTGAAAATTCATATCTAACCTATGCTGCCCCTCTTTGTTGATTTGAAACAGGGGAACAAGGCAGAAGACTTGCCAGAGCATATGTTATGTTGCATAAGGTTGAATGAAATTAACTTCACTAAATATAAACAACTGGGCTTTTGATCAACAAGTGTTTGAATGCTGTAAGGTTTTCCAAACAATGGAGAATCGACGAAGACTATCGACCccaatatctatttatttatacatCCTCCCTTGTGGGCACCTTAACAAATTAGATTTTGTGGTCTCCAATTTTGCCACTTGAGTGTCCTCAATTCGTTTGTACAGACCAAGAGAATGTAATAAAAAtgctctcattttttttttttcctaaaattatggTATATATAATAAGACatgttaataatttgatatcaaatattaaatctattagctgtttggattttcctaaaattattcCTTTGGTATGGCGTGTCTAAGTACTAACTCGATGCCTTTTGTCTGGCTACGCATAAGCCTGggtttataaaatcttaaagaaGCATATCCCATTCTCTGTCCACTAGTTCTTAATTTGGGTGTCTATTAGGCTTTTAGAGTTCCTATCTAATCATGTGGGTGAGTGTAATCCCCATGTCTAAATCAAATTCATTGGAAATGGTTTTAAGATGTTGATCTGGAAACTTAAATTCAACACCACATGGATAACATTATCTTcatgagaaatgttatgtccataacattttcataataaatcctaAGTGACAAGTTGTCAATGATTGTTACAAGCGGaggaaaaaagtaatttaaatggTGAAtgcaaattaaaaccaataatagcttaccacataagatttattatgaaagtatcatgaaaatattgtggacgtaacacttttcttttctattatgCGTAACTTAAAATTAATTTCCAACCTacctttttcatattttaatgagttgaatatgcattttgaaaaattcaccgttggattacatttttcttttatacctTCTATTCTTGCAAAATACCAAGATAATAAAGCGTGAGGATTTTGATTGACAACATCCTTTGACATGATAATATAAACAAAGGTTTGCATCCTTGGTCATTTCACTCATTTGTGAAGAAAGAGTCAAGCCTGAAGCTGCTGAAAGTGTGCAATATGGGAAAGCTTGCTTGAGTGAAATTAATCCAAAAGTGAAACTATAAAAGCTGCTTAAGCGAAGCTTAGTACCCGTTTGGATTGCGTTTTTGGTGCTGCATTTGTGCGTTTgcgttttcattttttttttttttaattgagaggCACGTTTCACATGGAATTTTGTCTGTCAGTTGGTCCCGTGCACtatgcacgggacccactacCTCTTGGACTAGCAAAATTTTCATTGGAATGTGTCTGTCAGTGGGTCCCatgtactgttcacgggacccacaaacctcttttttcaataaaattttcattaaaaatgggtctcacggtactattcacacatttaaaaattattttgttacagtgtttttagtttttagcaagactatcatttttttttttaaatcttttaaaGCACAACTTGTTGAGTACAAGACACGAACGATATTATTACACATATCAAGGCAAGTCTTACTTAGTAAGTCTCTCACAACCcctcttggttttgtttttgaccTTGCATCCTCATGTTATACATTAATTTAACGAAGATTTTCAAAAACCAATGTCTTGTGCTTCAtagaaaaatacttttattttccCAGTGATAAATTGATCCCCAAGAGATTGTTTTAGAGTTTGAAATCACTGTCATTTTAGTGAGGTTCATTGTTACAAATATTCACGAGGTTTTTTTGGAGGGCAAGAAGTTTTGGTTTATAGTTGAGAGAGTAAGTTTTGGTTTATAGGATTCAAGAGTTTCTAAGACTATTGCAATAGGAAGGGAAGTGGGCCATTGCATAGGTCATGTGAATGGTTAGGATACAAAGATTTTGAGTGTTCTGACTAATTGTaactatttatgaattttctatgaGATTGTTTGCATGCCGGGGTGGTTTTTTCCATTAAGGAAAACTAGTCTAAATACCTTACTGCAATTCAAGGCTGTTTTTGGTGCCAGACCTACTCATTATTTGGTCTAGACTGTGTGGTAAAAAGACTTGTTTTACTTTGTGGGGAACTACTCTGGCTTGCCTTTTATGGACCATTTGGAGGGAAATAAATTTGAGAGTTTTTGAAGGAACAGAATGTTCGAATGCTTaactaaaatctcaaattttgagtGTGTTTTAATCGCTGATGTGGCACTTAGTAATAATACTAGTGATATTGTGTCATTCAGATACTAACGTTGTTGTTTAGTACACTAATCTATTGTATGTTTCTTAATTCGTAGGATGGTGATGGTGATTTTGCAGTGGATATCTAGTCTCCCGGTACTTAACACTTATCATTTGATGATATGCAGTAGGCGATAGTTTGGACCCTATTTTGGAGTAGTTACTGTgacattttgatatttataataaagtttcaaactttgatatatatacacattataGTTGGAAGCTTTATTATAACATTTTAGACAATTGGAATGTATTCTTTTGTGTAGGACATTCTATATAGTTAAAATGTATTCTTTTGTGCATGACATTCTACATAGTTATGCAGAATGTATTATTTTGTTCATAACATTCTAGACACTTGGGATGTATTATTTTGTGTATAACATTCTAGACATTTGGGATGTAATTATTAATATAgtgtaattaaatatatttagtttctTGGTTTAATGTGGTATTGTATTTGCTATTGGAAAATATGAATTGTGGTTCATTACAGTTGCTATAAAATATGtattggaaaatatgtattGTAGATACATTACAGatgctaaaaatatttttttttaaatgacctATTCCAGCGTTTTAAAAACCGCTGGAATAGGGTATGGGCTTATGCCCTATGCCAGCACTTTCAATAGCGTTGGTATAGGCCCttttaattatattcattgAAGACCTATACCAGCACTTTCGAGAACGCTAGAATATGTATTGCCTATGCTAACGCTTTCAAAAGCACTGGTATAggcatttttaattatattcattgAAGACCTATTACCAACGCTTTCGAGAACGCTAGTATAGGTTGTATTCATATTTCCATGAATACCCTATATGGGCAGTTATAAAACTGCTGGTATAGATagacctataccagcgctttttaataaacaaaaagtGTCGATATAGGCCCTGAAATCCGCTGGTACAAGTCTTCAAAGCTATTGGTAAGGGCTGTCTCGACACAAGTAAAAACGTCAGAACAGGGTTAGAAAAGCGTTGGGATAAGTGTCGGGGCTTTTGAAAAGTGCTGGTACAGCTTCGGCGACCCTATACCAACTGTCACTGCCCGGCAATTTGAAGCGCTAGGAAAAAAAACATCTGGATAGAAATTTTGACCCTATTCCATAGTTGCTATAAAATATGTATTGTAGATACATTACAGgtgctaaaaatattttttttaaatgacctATTCCGACACTTTAAAAACCGCTGGAATAGGGTATGGGCTTATGCCCtatgccagcgctttcaaaagctcTGGTATAGGCCCttttaattatattcattgAAGACCTATACTAGCGCTTTCGAGAACGCTAGAATATGTACTGCTTATGCTAACGCTTTCAAAAACACTAGTATAggcatttttaattatattcattgAAGACCTATTACCAACGCTTTCAAGAACGCTGGAATAGGTACTGCCTATGctagcgctttcaaaagcgctggcaTAGGTTGTATTCATATTTCCGTGAATACCCTTTAGGGGCAGTTATAAAACTGCTGGTATAGATAGACATATACCAGCGctttttaataaacaaaaagcGTCGATATAGGCCTTGAAATCCGCTGgtacaagttttcaaaactattgGTAAGGGCTGTCTCGACACAAGTAAAAACGTCGAAATAGGGTTTGAAAAGCGTTGGGATAGGTCCCAGGGCTTTTGAAAAGTGCTGGTACAGCTTCAGCGACCCTATACCGACTGTCACTGCCCAGCAATTTGAAgcaccaagaaaaaaaaacgtCGGGATAGGAATTTTGACCCTATTCCATAGTTGCTATAAAATATGtattggaaaatatgtattGTAGATACATTACAGatgctaaaaatattttttttaaaatgaccTATTCCGGCGCTTTAAAAACCGCTAGAATAGGGTATGGGCATATGCCTtatgccagcgctttcaaaagcgctggtataggcccttttaattatattaattgaagacctataccagcgctttcaAGAACACTAGAATATGTACTGCTTATGCTAACGCTTTCAAGAGCACTGGTATAggcatttttaattatattcattgAAGACCTATTACCAACGCTTTCGAGAATGCTAGAATAGGTACTGCCTATGctagcgctttcaaaagcgctggtatagtatgccataatatgtttgtttggcTTAGATTTAGGAGTCTCTCACTTTCTATCCCAAGTTTATTTATAGCAAAAGTAAAACATTACAACACAATGTTAAAGCGTCCaactaattttcattttatgaatagaAGAATAAATTGGCCTCTATTTAGGACGCACAAGACACTACACAAAAAATGTTTCTAAACCATAAAAACAAACTTACCGCTAATTGACCTAAATAACTTGCCAATTGAAATAAGAAACCTGCTATACTTGATCCACACTTGATATCTTTAGGATTTGCTAGCTGTTCCTTTAGCTAGTAGCTACTAGGAACATATTTAAGTAGATACTTCCAAgccaacaaattataagtaggATAAATGCTAGACATCTACATCGACAAAGAAAAAGTCTTGAAATAGATGGAAGCATACACGAAATTCCTGTGGATTTTCCAATTTATCAATGATTGCTCCAACCAGTTTTCTTACATCAACTTCAGGATTATAGGCATATTCCTCTATATAGTCTCCTGTGAATGCTATATAactaaaatatttacaaaatattgttAATTATATATTAGTGTATATAAGCAACAAGTTCATAATCAATCATAGTTATCTTTGGAAAAAAGAGAATAATGTTTTGCTATTAACCATCACTGGATCTTGGCTCATCAACCTCAAGTTTCGAAatctaaattgattttttagaaaatgtgaTTCCAAGCCCTgcaatagagaagaagaaaattaacactcaactaagtttattttttgagaaacactcAACTAAGTTCAAATGGTAAAACATCATATTATTGATTTTGGCTCAAATCAAGACCCACATTTgagttttagacttttagtagTCAAATGGGATGAACAAACctgaattttttctttaaaattggtTAGAACGCTTGATAGGCCTTGACTCTAAGAAGCTTCAAGTATCATATAAGAACAGATCTGTAGTATCATATACCATGCAAATCTTTTAATCAGTATCCAAAgaattaatatgaaaaaaaaaattatggatatTAATAGAGTCTACTTTTTCTTCTACTATCCATCAAATAATTTCAAACAACTAGTAAGGTGGAGATTACTCAAACAAATCATAACAAGTTTAGTCttatttgttttctaaaaaccttatatttctttgcTCATCctaattttacatttttcccAATTCTAGGGGGCTATTTGGGAAAAACAAGGTTAGTATTTTTAACAGTTTTCTATCTATACTAGCAATTGAAAAGAATTACAGCcatcataattcataattttCAACAATGTTTAGGTAAATCCTTAGCATTTGATAGAATATGTTTATGAAACAATAGTTAGTAATGATTTACTTAAGCATATTTCTCACTTAAAAAAACGAAATTATGATAATTACACACTATGATAAAGAGGTGAATTTTACCAATTAAGGAGAGAATCGATCGACAAATCTCACAAAAATACTTTGTATCCCAATCGCCATTTTTGAGCTTGCTACACTTTAGGATAAAGTGCAAACGGCTAAGGACGTCTTCTCCATATTTCTCACtaacatttttaaataaaattctcaGTTAGTAAGCACAACAATAAATGTTTTCTACTAAagaatatttcattaatttccACTTACTTTTCTTTATGATAAACGTCGATCCCCTGATCCATCAAAAATGCACTAAGATCAAGGTTTTctgtaaaaaatttcaaatatatattcaaacttacatacaaaatcaataatagaacattttaatttcaataaaagaaATCATAATAGTAAAAAGAGACATGATAAGTATACAataactctctcaaaaaattacaataagaagTTCATATATTCAAGAAAGTCAGttaaataagataaataaacGCTATGACAAAAAAACATCTTTGTTGTACAAAATCGTCATGAATAAGTTAACTCATAgtaaattttgaaatcattcATTGTCAATAAgatttttctatcaatttttcAAATATCACAAGTCAAGATAAAACATCTTTAGaatttgcaaataatgcaataaatccaTATAATCCATTCCCAAGAATTAAATCAAAGATGCCTGTCTTTTCCATGCTAAGAAATGCATTGACAAATATGATGCACTTTCAATTCTTCATGTGTTTTCCATAAATGATAGCTAACAATAATACACATAGTACATTTTAGGAAAATCATGAATAATGTTCCAAAATGGGtttaaccataaaataattgagTGCAATAatgattctttttcaaaaatcccataAAGAAGCCACTTACCTTGAAAGGCCAACCAATTTTACCTTAACCAGGCTCCACCAAATCAAGCAACCCAATCACTAGGCCCATCACCAAGAATATTAGAAGTTATAAACATTAGGATCAAGCCTATCAATAACAAGGTCTATCACAAAGTTTACCATCACACTTGTCTCCAAGATCAAAAAGGATCCCCTAAAATCAAACCAAGGGTACTAAAGCCTAACTTTACCATCCTAAGACAAGTACCCCTTCCCTAACAGGAACCAAACAAGCACACAAGAAATCCATTTGACCAAAATAAAACctcaaaacaattttaattgCCAGCTGTAAACAATGTAGATTTATAGCATAACATAAAACACATCTCTTTAATATAGAGGTAGCAAGGCATATGTATTTCATTTGATACtaaacaacaaaacccaagcGAGACAAAGCAACTATCAAGAATTCCAAAAGATGTGCAAACTAGTTCATAACAAGCTTGTATAACAAAGGTGTCTATACAAAGACAAGACATTCAAAATGGAATTTAAAACCTTAAAACCTTAACATGACTAAGAATGATCTAGATTTTGGAGTAAAGCTTTCCTTATGAAAGGAGACAATTTTAGTGAAGGGTTCATGCCCCAATTTTCAAAGAACAACAATATGTTCATTGGCGCATTTTATCAAACGCATGGTATGCAAACACAATGCAAGCTCAAGGCACAATGAGTATTGAATACATCTAATGAGACATTCACATAATCTAAGTTCttataagttcaaatttgattatatgCCACTCAAAGGATTGTCATATAGATAGATTAAGAATTACCAATGTAACTtagcacaaccaaaaacaaacgAACTAAATGCCCTCTTACTTAGACTTGTACAATGGAAGACTAAATCTTAGGAGGAGTAATAAGTAGAATTGTGAATAAGTTTCTTACCAAAATCCTTAATCCAAAAGCTTCCAccacaaaatgaaaaatgaaagcaTAATGGGAGCAATGGGCAACAGGTATCTGTGAGtaatgagagatgagagagaaggaGGTAGTTTGGCGAACCagcagaaagagagagacagggGCTGAGAAGGGGAGGGTGAGATAACGTGTGGTGGGGGTCTTGTTAGGAACAGATTTACAGAATTACCATCACCTAAAATTCTATtgccaaaaccttttttttttcctttttttttttttatttggggtgTTACATCAAAACCCTTTTGGATATATACCactataagtttttttaaaaaccttctcccctcttcccgtgtgtgtgtgtgttaaaatacttagtgttctcaaaaaaaaattgtaatattttgttttaaaatagagtagaatttctattttgtatattaaaaaaaaaaaacataaatgcaaaaagtcattgaaattaaaatgaaatattacaaCATTAATTAACATATGATATGGCTTCTAATACAACATATTTCTAAAAGAAGTTAAGAGGACTTACACATTGATACTCATCATTTAAATGAGACTAGCTGAATTCCCGCACGGTGTGCGGTACAACTTGTTATTAGTTTtctccaatatttcaataattt
This DNA window, taken from Quercus robur chromosome 2, dhQueRobu3.1, whole genome shotgun sequence, encodes the following:
- the LOC126715047 gene encoding uncharacterized protein LOC126715047, encoding MGACASKPEGCVKGRIKLPKKRRHCRRRRRVSKRHVSFKDNLQFENNIDRSHFNPTFQIQGSLDVAWFDSSSIIDSERDDEFYSVRDDAFSLNGSESTVSMSSRKDLNLPREARPQLNLDGSSNEGSGGGGGGANACLPRPASTGTGPAGSRRKLISKLSFKLREAQADLAVVSPKALRQKPMAGTSIPYCPVEKRIPDCWSPIEPSAFKVRGKNYLRDKKKEFAPNCAAYYPLGADLFLSQRKVDHIARFFELPHIISAGELPSILVVNVQIPLYPTTIFQSENDGEGMSLVLYFKLSESYSKELPSHFRENLTRLINDEVERVRGFPVDTIASFRERLKILGRVANVEDLHLSAAEKKLMNAYNEKPVLTRPQHEFYLGENYFEIDLDMHRFSYIARKGFEAFHDRLQSCILDFGLTIQGNKAEDLPEHMLCCIRLNEINFTKYKQLGF